Genomic DNA from Rana temporaria chromosome 1, aRanTem1.1, whole genome shotgun sequence:
tgggagcactggcttgctgagtgcagtgcttgcctctccgcgctgcgttggcgtggcgtacgggGTTTGCTcaacggcggcgtaatgtgtgccttgctctctgtgaatctgggccattctatctatctatctatctatctatctatctatctatctatctatctatctaatcacaATGTATTATCATACTTCAAAAATGTATCCTATTTGGAGTGTTCTTTTGGTTCATATTCCATCTTCGGTCACGTCCTCacgtcctccatccctctcttgcATTACCACATCCTAGACATCGTAGCTGTAGTACACCACAGTCATATTTGCAAACCTTCCTAGTCGACTTCTGCTGGGAATGACTTTTGTTGTCTTGAACCCCAAGCGTTGATACAGTTTATGAGCATTGACTTGCATGGTCGATGTATCTAGGGTGACGCGTTGGTAGCCCCGCTGGCGAGCAAAGTCGAAGACCTTCCTGCACAGGGCCCTGGCGATCCCCCGGCGTTGCTGGTCTTTAGCCACGGACAAGCGTCGCAATATCATGTCGCTGTTGGAGTTTGGATCGGGCTGGACACCCACCATCCCTACAATCCGACCACCGGACACGGCCACCCAGAAGAAAGAGTTGGGTCTCTGAATATAAGACTCTTCGATGTTTAGTAAATCTCCGCTGTGAACCTTCTTTATGAACAGGTGGACCGCCAAATTTAAAAGGCCATGGATTGCAGCCAGGAACGTCCCAACGCTGAAGAAAGAAAGGACGTAGGAGCGATAGTACAAGTGCAGTGTGATGGATGAAGCCAAGATGGTGCAGTAGACTTGTGGGCGCTTCAAGATATAGGAGGTCGCGCCAGGAATGTAATCTAACATGCCTCGGGCAAACAGTCTACGTACGGCGTGGTAATCCCCATTGTTGTATTTCCGTATGGAGTAGTCGGCCATTCCCCTAGCAGCTCGTCTTGCTTCTAAGAGTAAAACGAGAAATAGGATCTTGTGTGAGTGTAAAGAGAAGGAAGGTTAGAAATGAAGAAAGAGAAAGATCAACATCCACAGGGGGAAGTGCGCTATCATGTGTTTATCACTCTACTGATTTGCATGTAAAATAGATTGTAAATACTAATAGGGCCTGCTTATAGACTGATGAAATCAAGGGTTACCGGGTAAAATTTATGATTTATAGGTAAGTTTATAATTAATTATTACTGTTGATGGAGTTTATCAGTGGTCCTCAGCTGTGGTCACTCTTCAACCCTCAATGAGGTGTGCAACAACCTGTAATAATGAAAGAATATCAGCAAATCTGGTCATACATTGTGTCCCCAGTGCACCCACCATGTAGTGGACTATCAGGGGGGTCCTtcgggcagggctgtcttaatgagagggcacacctgggcaccagctgcatggggggcccctgccctttcctctaagcagctggtccttgagcccgggctcCCCGAAATTGGGGTTTGAGCCcggggctgcccctctacatacCAGAT
This window encodes:
- the LOC120924316 gene encoding probable N-acetyltransferase camello translates to MADYSIRKYNNGDYHAVRRLFARGMLDYIPGATSYILKRPQVYCTILASSITLHLYYRSYVLSFFSVGTFLAAIHGLLNLAVHLFIKKVHSGDLLNIEESYIQRPNSFFWVAVSGGRIVGMVGVQPDPNSNSDMILRRLSVAKDQQRRGIARALCRKVFDFARQRGYQRVTLDTSTMQVNAHKLYQRLGFKTTKVIPSRSRLGRFANMTVVYYSYDV